From the genome of Anaerolineae bacterium, one region includes:
- a CDS encoding BON domain-containing protein, whose product MKKRNIVIHCLVLLMLIATFSACASTRTQSSAGEYIDDSVITTKVKSLIAADDFLKSFQISIETYKGTVQLSGFVGSQKAVDKADEIVKSVKGVTSVKNNLIVK is encoded by the coding sequence ATGAAAAAGAGAAATATCGTTATTCACTGTTTAGTGCTTCTTATGCTTATCGCCACCTTTTCGGCCTGTGCATCGACACGCACACAGTCAAGCGCAGGGGAATACATCGACGATTCAGTCATCACGACCAAGGTGAAATCTCTGATTGCAGCGGATGATTTTCTGAAATCATTTCAGATCAGTATCGAAACCTACAAGGGCACCGTTCAACTGAGCGGCTTCGTTGGTTCTCAAAAGGCCGTCGATAAAGCGGATGAAATCGTAAAGAGCGTCAAAGGGGTTACATCCGTAAAGAATAATCTGATCGTGAAATAG